The following coding sequences are from one Panicum hallii strain FIL2 chromosome 5, PHallii_v3.1, whole genome shotgun sequence window:
- the LOC112895662 gene encoding non-specific phospholipase C6-like → MHPWPPKPGAETRRVPPKDASPCHAPPFPAPSPALARRNRARGTAFRRARAMATGSPRRRAPRPLLLLLLILLFAGGGEANAARPSPIKNVVVLALENRSFDHMLGWTRRLLGLPVDGLTGAECNPNSSPSANSSTASSICVSADADLVVPDDPGHSFEDVLEQVFGNISAAAAQPSMSGFVRSALSVNALLSSAVMRAFRPSLLPAFSALAPAFAVFDRWFSSIPGPTQPNRLFLYSATSRGAVAHDKLDLLLGYPQRTIFDSLAADGRDFAVYFKTIPTVLFYRRLRALRYAARSFHRYDAAFKDHARRGVLPALSVIEPRYFDLTGTPADDDHPAHDVANGQRLVKDVYEALRASPQWNQTLLIVTYDEHGGFYDHVATPTAGVPSPDGIRGPPPFFFKFDRLGVRVPSIMVSPWIKKGTVVGRPVGPADTSEFEHSSIPATLKKIFNLSSDFLTKRDAWAGTFEHIFTELDEPRTDCPETLPEVPFERPTPPNEHGWLSDFQRELVELASFLNGDYMLTSLAQETRRKKMTVKQADAYVRRAVTGFLRASKQAVRLGANESVTVTMRSSLTSKSTGSSP, encoded by the exons ATGCATCCATGGCCGCCGAAACCGGGAGCGGAGACCAGGCGCGTGCCGCCAAAGGACGCCAGCCCATGCCATGCCCCTCCCTTCCCGGCTCCATCTCCCGCACTCGCACGACGCAACCGCGCCCGCGGCACGGCGTTTCGTCGAGCCCGCGCCATGGCAACGGGATCGCCCCGCCGCCGTGCTCCCcggccgctcctcctcctcctcctgatcCTCCtcttcgccggcggcggcgaggcaaaTGCGGCCCGGCCGAGCCCCATAAAGAACGTGGTGGTGCTGGCGCTGGAGAACCGGTCGTTCGACCACATGCTGGGGTGGACGCGCCGCCTGCTGGGTCTCCCCGTCGACGGGCTCACCGGCGCCGAGTGCAACCCCAACTCCTCCCCCTCCGCCAACAgctccaccgcctcctccaTCTGCGTGTCCGCCGACGCCGACCTCGTGGTCCCCGACGACCCAGGTCACTCCTTCGAGGACGTCCTGGAGCAGGTCTTCGGCAacatctccgccgccgccgcgcagccCTCCATGTCGGGCTTCGTCCGCAGCGCGCTCTCCGTCAACGCGCTGCTCTCCTCCGCCGTCATGCGCGCCTTCcgcccctccctcctccccgCCTTCTCCGCGCTCGCCCCGGCCTTCGCCGTCTTCGACCGCTGGTTCTCCTCCATCCCGGGGCCCACGCAGCCCAACCGGCTGTTCCTCTACTCCGCCACCTCCCGCGGCGCCGTCGCGCACGACAAGCTCGACCTCCTCCTCGGGTACCCGCAGCGCACCATCTTTGactccctcgccgccgacggCCGCGACTTCGCCGTCTACTTCAAGACCATCCCCACCGTCCTCTTCTaccgccgcctccgcgcgctcCGCTACGCGGCGCGCAGCTTCCACCGCTACGACGCCGCCTTCAAGGACCACGCCCGCCGCGGCGTGCTCCCGGCGCTCTCCGTCATCGAGCCCAGGTACTTCGACCTCACGGGGACCCCCGCCGACGACGACCACCCGGCGCACGACGTTGCCAACGGCCAGCGCCTCGTCAAGGACGTGTACGAGGCGCTCCGGGCCAGCCCGCAGTGGAACCAGACGCTGCTCATCGTTACCTACGACGAGCACGGCGGGTTCTACGACCACGTCGCCACGCCCACCGCCGGCGTGCCCAGCCCCGACGGCATCCGGGGCCCGCCGCCCTTCTTCTTCAAGTTCGACCGCCTCGGCGTCAGGGTGCCCTCCATCATGGTCTCGCCGTGGATCAAGAAGGGCACCGTCGTCGGCCGCCCCGTCGGGCCCGCCGACACCTCCGAGTTCGAGCACTCCTCCATCCCGGCCACCCTCAAGAAGATCTTCAACCTCTCGTCGGATTTCCTCACCAAGAGGGACGCGTGGGCCGGCACATTCGAGCACATCTTCACCGAGCTCGACGAACCAAGAACGGACTGCCCAG AGACACTGCCAGAGGTGCCGTTCGAGAGGCCGACCCCACCCAACGAGCACGGCTGGCTCTCGGATTTCCAGCGCGAGCTCGTGGAGCTCGCGAGCTTCCTGAACGGCGACTACATGCTGACGAGCCTCGCGCAGGAGAcccggaggaagaagatgaccgTGAAGCAGGCCGACGCGTACGTGCGGCGAGCCGTCACGGGCTTTCTGCGGGCGAGCAAGCAGGCGGTGCGGCTGGGCGCGAACGAGTCCGTCACCGTGACCATGAGGTCGTCCCTGACGAGTAAGAGCACCGGCTCAAGCCCCTGA
- the LOC112891486 gene encoding thylakoid lumenal 17.9 kDa protein, chloroplastic, whose protein sequence is MPAPPCPPPAPAAAPILPRLLSSVAPVALAAALVCGAGPAAVVAPAAQAVPFVRPPPLQGKPFASSTPYAQAQKLQLGLDKLGKIRPCPSTNPGCVSTNPLGSSGSFASPLLIPESSAGDKAVASLRQAIEKTQSNVDFKVDQDTPYGHYIEAEMDGGVGRDVMEFLVKRDAGVVAYRCMATKVTFVYPFTTAVGDSKGQKQRVAAISQELGWYAPDIQSSMDSDDAGYPP, encoded by the exons ATGCCGGCGCCGCCCTGTCCCCCGCCGGCCCCTGCAGCGGCGCCGATACTGCCGCGGCTCCTCTCCTCGGTAGCGCCGGtagcgctcgccgccgcgctcgtctgcggcgctggccccgccgccgtcgtcgccccGGCCGCCCAGGCCGTCCCGTTCGTCCGGCCCCCTCCCCTGCAGGGAAAGCCCTTCGCCTCCTCCACGCCGTACGCGCAGGCCCAGAAGCTGCAGCTTGGCCTCGACAAGCTCGG GAAGATCAGGCCATGCCCGTCCACCAACCCGGGGTGCGTGTCCACCAACCCGCTGGGATCTTCCGGCTCCTTCGCCTCCCCGCTGCTCATCCCGGAATCATCCGCCGGGGACAAGGCCGTCGCC TCGCTGCGGCAAGCCATCGAGAAGACGCAGAGCAATGTGGACTTCAAGGTCGATCAGGACACCCCTTATG GCCACTACATCGAGGCGGAGATGGACGGCGGCGTAGGCCGGGACGTGATGGAGTTCCTGGTGAAGAGAGACGCCGGCGTGGTGGCGTACCGGTGCATGGCCACCAAGGTGACCTTCGTCTACCCCTTCACCACCGCCGTCGGCGACTCCAAGGGGCAGAAGCAGAGGGTCGCCGCCATCTCGCAGGAGCTCGGATGGTACGCCCCGGACATCCAGTCCTCCATGGACTCCGACGACGCCGGCTATCCTCCGTGA